In Archocentrus centrarchus isolate MPI-CPG fArcCen1 chromosome 1, fArcCen1, whole genome shotgun sequence, the following proteins share a genomic window:
- the LOC115785673 gene encoding beta-1,3-N-acetylglucosaminyltransferase lunatic fringe-like codes for MWKPVCASKGLLGFSGPRAAAAAVTFLLVTGMLVVIAGHPSCRVPEELPAAGTSGKVFSTYFKKLTRERREVGGPPRSSAPPGPLEHLSPADLFIAVKTTGRYHQQRLELLLDTWISRNMPQTYVFTDGEDEKLRKRMGAHLINTNCSQAHSRQALSCKMALEYDAFISSGKKWFCHVDDDNYLNTGSLLKLLSQYSHTQDVYIGRPSLERPIEATERLSTDEMKQVRFWFATGGAGFCLSRGLSLKMKPWASDGTFMTTAEHIRLPDDCTVGYIVEALLGASLIRSGLFHSHLENLGLVSDIHNQVTLSYGTADNSRNTVNVKGPFSIEEDPTRFRSVHCLLYPDTPWCPGPWRL; via the exons ATGTGGAAACCTGTCTGTGCATCTAAAGGCCTCCTCGGCTTTTCGGGACCTCGCGCTGCTGCCGCCGCGGTCACCTTTCTGCTGGTGACCGGGATGCTGGTCGTCATTGCCGGACACCCGAGCTGCAGAGTCCCGGAGGAGCTTCCAGCTGCGGGGACGAGCGGAAAAGTTTTCTCGACTTATTTCAAGAAACTGACCCGGGAGAGGCGAGAAGTAGGGGGACCCCCGCGAAGCAGCGCTCCCCCCGGACCGCTGGAGCATCTCTCCCCGGCTGACCTGTTCATAGCGGTGAAAACCACCGGGAGGTATCACCAGCAGAGACTGGAGCTTCTGCTGGACACCTGGATCTCCAGGAACATGCCACAG ACATACGTGTTCACTGATGGAGAGGATGAGAAGCTGAGGAAAAGAATGG GCGCTCACCTGATCAACACCAACTGCTCGCAGGCACACAGTCGTCAGGCCCTGTCCTGTAAAATGGCTCTGGAGTACGACGCTTTTATCAGCTCTGGAAAGAA GTGGTTCTGTCACGTTGACGACGATAACTACCTGAACACGGGCTCCCTCCTGAAACTCCTGTCTCAGTACAGCCACACACAGGACGTTTACATCGGACGACCCAGCCTCGAACGGCCGATAGAGGCCACAGAGAGGCTGAGCACTGATGAAATG aaGCAGGTGCGTTTCTGGTTCGCCACTGGAGGAGCGGGGTTCTGCCTGAGCCGTGGCCTCTCCCTTAAGATGAAACCCTGGGCAAG CGATGGCACGTTCATGACCACAGCTGAGCACATCCGCCTCCCCGACGACTGCACGGTGGGTTACATCGTGGAGGCGCTGCTCGGCGCGAGCCTCATCCGCTCAGGGCTGTTTCACTCCCACCTGGAGAATCTGGGACTGGTGTCAGACATACACAACCAG GTCACTCTCAGCTACGGCACAGCGGACAACAGCAGGAACACTGTAAATGTGAAAGGCCCATTTTCTATAGAAGAAGATCCCACCAG ATTCAGGTCTGTCCATTGTCTGCTGTACCCAGACACTCCTTGGTGCCCCGGCCCCTGGCGACTTTAA